The following proteins are co-located in the Triticum aestivum cultivar Chinese Spring chromosome 1A, IWGSC CS RefSeq v2.1, whole genome shotgun sequence genome:
- the LOC123060987 gene encoding protein pygopus isoform X2: protein MDTGEQAGEESSANRRERLLALRSSAAAAASSTSSSSSPSAAPPPPAWDLPEPDLAPTSSAPRPRSRFDFYTNPGAAFSSSAAAVPQKRKSADPPGPNPAPAPPHGNSGNNYPPPHQHHMAQSPMEGAPGNSPWRGPMQFQTPMSGYRGTPPGPPPHWNPHSASPAQDPYPHPPNFGFRGPNVGRGGSPMNYGPGGSPMNYGPRGNPMNYGPGGSPMSYEPRGNPRSYVPRGSPHSSSGRGRGENYYQSPGSRGRGGRGGFQNHSGSQDQRNFYRKSMVDDPWQGLQPIVGNILKPIDGAKSWLPVSLRKKETPNQGRTISNPTSGLSLAEYLASSFNEASNESNET, encoded by the exons ATGGACACCGGCGAGCAAGCCGGGGAGGAGTCGTCGGCGAACCGCCGGGAGCGCCTCCTCGCgctccgctcctccgccgccgccgccgcttcctccacctcctcctcctcctcgccatctgccgcgccgccgccgcccgcgtggGATCTCCCGGAGCCCGACCTGGCGCCCACCTCCTCCGCCCCGCGTCCGCGCTCGCGGTTCGACTTCTACACCAACCCCGgcgccgccttctcctcctccgccgccgccgtcccgcagAAGCGCAAGAGCGCCGACCCCCCGGGCCCCAATCCCGCCCCGGCCCCGCCTCACG GGAACTCTGGCAACAATTATCCTCCTCCACACCAGCACCATATGGCCCAATCTCCGATGGAAGGTGCACCAGGGAATAGTCCATGGAGAGGTCCTATGCAGTTCCAGACTCCTATGTCTGGATACCGAGGAACACCTCCTGGACCTCCACCTCACTGGAACCCACATTCTGCTTCTCCAGCTCAAGATCCGTATCCACATCCACCCAACTTTGGGTTCAGAGGCCCTAATGTTGGCCGAGGGGGCAGCCCGATGAATTATGGACCAGGAGGTAGCCCGATGAATTACGGACCAAGAGGTAACCCGATGAATTACGGACCAGGAGGTAGCCCAATGAGTTACGAACCAAGAGGAAACCCGAGGAGTTATGTACCAAGAGGTAGCCCGCACTCGTCTTCCGGACGTGGCAGGGGTGAGAACTACTACCAGAGCCCAG GTTCgagaggaagagggggaaggggtggCTTCCAGAACCATTCTGGATCGCAAGATCAGAGGAACTTCTACAGGAAGTCCATGGTTGATGATCCTTGGCAGGGCTTGCAGCCTATCGTTGGCAACATACTGAAACCCATCGATGGTGCGAAGTCCTGGCTTCCAGTGTCATTGCGCAAAAAGGAGACACCTAATCAAGGCCgaacaatatcaaatccaacaTCAGGATTGAGTCTGGCAGAATACCTCGCCTCGTCTTTCAACGAAGCTTCTAACGAGTCTAATGAGACGTGA
- the LOC123060987 gene encoding protein pygopus isoform X1 yields the protein MDTGEQAGEESSANRRERLLALRSSAAAAASSTSSSSSPSAAPPPPAWDLPEPDLAPTSSAPRPRSRFDFYTNPGAAFSSSAAAVPQKRKSADPPGPNPAPAPPHGNSGNNYPPPHQHHMAQSPMEGAPGNSPWRGPMQFQTPMSGYRGTPPGPPPHWNPHSASPAQDPYPHPPNFGFRGPNVGRGGSPMNYGPGGSPMNYGPRGNPMNYGPGGSPMSYEPRGNPRSYVPRGSPHSSSGRGRGENYYQSPGSRGRGGRGGFQNHSGSQDQRNFYRKSMVDDPWQGLQPIVGSILPIDGAKSWLPESLRKKETPNQGRGGNFYHSPGSRGRGGRGGFQNHSGSQDQRNFYRKSMVDDPWQGLQPIVGNILKPIDGAKSWLPVSLRKKETPNQGRTISNPTSGLSLAEYLASSFNEASNESNET from the exons ATGGACACCGGCGAGCAAGCCGGGGAGGAGTCGTCGGCGAACCGCCGGGAGCGCCTCCTCGCgctccgctcctccgccgccgccgccgcttcctccacctcctcctcctcctcgccatctgccgcgccgccgccgcccgcgtggGATCTCCCGGAGCCCGACCTGGCGCCCACCTCCTCCGCCCCGCGTCCGCGCTCGCGGTTCGACTTCTACACCAACCCCGgcgccgccttctcctcctccgccgccgccgtcccgcagAAGCGCAAGAGCGCCGACCCCCCGGGCCCCAATCCCGCCCCGGCCCCGCCTCACG GGAACTCTGGCAACAATTATCCTCCTCCACACCAGCACCATATGGCCCAATCTCCGATGGAAGGTGCACCAGGGAATAGTCCATGGAGAGGTCCTATGCAGTTCCAGACTCCTATGTCTGGATACCGAGGAACACCTCCTGGACCTCCACCTCACTGGAACCCACATTCTGCTTCTCCAGCTCAAGATCCGTATCCACATCCACCCAACTTTGGGTTCAGAGGCCCTAATGTTGGCCGAGGGGGCAGCCCGATGAATTATGGACCAGGAGGTAGCCCGATGAATTACGGACCAAGAGGTAACCCGATGAATTACGGACCAGGAGGTAGCCCAATGAGTTACGAACCAAGAGGAAACCCGAGGAGTTATGTACCAAGAGGTAGCCCGCACTCGTCTTCCGGACGTGGCAGGGGTGAGAACTACTACCAGAGCCCAGGTTCgagaggaagagggggaaggggtggCTTCCAGAACCATTCTGGATCGCAAGATCAGAGGAACTTCTACAGGAAGTCCATGGTTGATGATCCTTGGCAGGGCTTGCAACCTATCGTTGGCAGCATACTACCCATCGATGGTGCCAAGTCCTGGCTTCCAGAGTCATTGCGCAAAAAGGAGACACCTAATCAAGGCAGGGGTGGGAATTTCTACCACAGCCCAGGTTCgagaggaagagggggaaggggtggCTTCCAGAACCATTCTGGATCGCAAGATCAGAGGAACTTCTACAGGAAGTCCATGGTTGATGATCCTTGGCAGGGCTTGCAGCCTATCGTTGGCAACATACTGAAACCCATCGATGGTGCGAAGTCCTGGCTTCCAGTGTCATTGCGCAAAAAGGAGACACCTAATCAAGGCCgaacaatatcaaatccaacaTCAGGATTGAGTCTGGCAGAATACCTCGCCTCGTCTTTCAACGAAGCTTCTAACGAGTCTAATGAGACGTGA
- the LOC543496 gene encoding phosphoglycerate kinase, chloroplastic codes for MLRRFQAQIRRRTGARGTHTVAIAVIAGAPSPTHPPQPPSRPLASDKQIPPASTSSTKAPFFTTPIPTSLLLSTRPSLLIPAPAPMASTAAPPAALVARRAASASVAAPLRGAGLAAGCQPARSLAFAAGADPRLAVHVASRCRAASAARGTRAVATMAKKSVGDLTAADLEGKRVLVRADLNVPLDDNQNITDDTRIRAAIPTIKYLLSNGAKVILTSHLGRPKGVTPKFSLAPLVPRLSELLGIEVKKAEDVIGPEVEKLVADLANGAVLLLENVRFYKEEEKNDPEFAKKLASLADLFVNDAFGTAHRAHASTEGVTKFLKPSVAGFLLQKELDYLDGAVSNPKRPFAAIVGGSKVSSKIGVIESLLEKCDILLLGGGMIFTFYKAQGLSVGSSLVEEDKLELATSLLAKAKAKGVSLLLPSDVIIADKFAPDANSQTVPASAIPDGWMGLDIGPDSVKTFNDALDTTQTIIWNGPMGVFEFDKFAVGTESIAKKLAELSKKGVTTIIGGGDSVAAVEKVGVADVMSHISTGGGASLELLEGKELPGVVALDEGVMTRSVTV; via the exons ATGCTGCGAAGATTCCAAGCCCAGATCAGACGGAGAACAGGGGCCAGGGGGACACACACGGTCGCCATCGCCGTGatcgccggcgccccctcccccacaCACCCGCCCCAGCCGCCGTCCCGACCTCTCGCCAGCGATAAGCAAATCCCGCCCGCCTCCACGTCGTCCACAAAAGCCCCGTTCTTTACCACCCCCATCCCGACCTCGCTCCTCCTCTCCACCCGCCCCTCCCTCCTGATCCCAGCCCCAGCCCCAATGGCGtccaccgccgcgccgcccgccgccctcgtcgcccgcCGCGCCGCGTCCGCGTCCGTCGCCGCGCCGCTCCGGGGCGCGGGGCTCGCGGCCGGGTGCCAGCCGGCGCGCTCGCTGGCGTTCGCGGCCGGCGCCGACCCGCGCCTCGCGGTCCACGTCGCGTCGCGCTGCCGGGCGGCGTCCGCCGCGCGCGGGACACGCGCCGTCGCCACCATGGCCAAGAAGAGCGTGGgcgacctcaccgccgccgaccTCGAGGGCAAGCGCGTGCTCGTGCGGGCCGACCTCAACGTGCCGCTCGACGACAACCAGAACATCACCGACGACACCCGCATCCGCGCCGCCATCCCCACCATCAAGTACCTCCTCAGCAACGGCGCCAAGGTCATCCTCACCAGCCACCTG GGTCGTCCTAAGGGTGTTACTCCTAAGTTTagcttggctccccttgtgccccGATTATCCGAGCTTCTTGGCATTGAG gTGAAAAAAGCAGAAGATGTTATCGGCCCAGAAGTTGAGAAATTGGTGGCTGACCTGGCAAATGGTGCTGTTTTGCTCCTGGAAAACGTAAGATTTtacaaggaagaggagaagaatGACCCAGAGTTTGCAAAGAAGCTTGCGTCACTGGCAGATCTGTTTGTAAACGATGCATTCGGAACAGCCCACAGAGCACATGCCTCGACTGAGGGAGTTACCAAGTTCTTGAAGCCTTCTGTTGCTGGATTCCTTTTGCAGAAG GAACTTGACTACCTGGATGGAGCTGTTTCAAACCCTAAGCGCCCATTTGCTGCCATTGTGGGTGGCTCAAAGGTGTCATCCAAGATTGGGGTTATCGAATCCCTGTTGGAGAAGTGTGACATCCTTCTTTTGGGTGGTGGTATGATCTTCACATTTTACAAGGCACAAGGACTCTCAGTTGGTTCTTCCTTGGTTGAGGAAGATAAACTTGAGCTGGCAACATCTCTCCttgcaaaggcaaaggcaaagggtGTCTCCCTTCTGTTGCCATCTGACGTTATCATTGCTGATAAGTTTGCTCCTGATGCTAACAGTCAG ACCGTCCCTGCATCTGCAATTCCTGATGGTTGGATGGGGCTGGACATTGGCCCAGATTCAGTCAAAACATTTAATGATGCCCTGGACACAACACAGACAATCATTTGGAACGGACCAATGGGTGTCTTTGAATTTGACAAGTTTGCAGTAGGAACTGAG TCTATTGCAAAGAAGTTGGCCGAGCTTAGCAAAAAGGGTGTGACAACTATCATTGGAGGCGGAGACTCCGTTGCGGCTGTTGAGAAGGTGGGAGTGGCTGATGTTATGAGCCACATCTCAACTGGTGGTGGCGCCAGCTTGGAGTTGTTGGAAGGAAAGGAGCTTCCTGGAGTCGTTGCACTTGATGAAGGTGTCATGACGAGGTCGGTGACCGTATGA